The Deltaproteobacteria bacterium genomic sequence GGAGCATGCCGCAACTTCCCTCTCAGCCGGGCTATATCCGTCGAGGAGGGAATCAGTAGAGTTTATCTACAGAATCTCCCGGACTTCTGCCGGGGCGCCGTGACATCGAAGTCATGGTCGGTGGAGGAATGGAGAGCGTTTTCCGGGCTGTCCGAGTATGAACGGTGGAACGACGCCTTCATCCGGTTGGTAAGTCGTCTCGAACGGTTGAAGATTCCCTCTTCGGATCTGAGCCCGGCGTGGGAGCTCTTGTACGACTTCGACAGATACCTGCCGGACGCGTGCCGGATAAAGGGCGTTTCCCTTCCTTCCGACAACGACGAACTCATGGAAATTCTGTGCGGCCTGGTGGAGGAATTCATATCCGAACAGGAAAAGAAGCATCCTTAGATCATCCGCTTTTCCGATGTCCGGCCAAACCCGACGGCTGGTGCTCAATACGTCCGACGTGCATCCGGTCAGGAAGCTATCGCTTGTCCCTCAGTAAGACAAACCGACGTCCCCGTGGGTGGACAAACGCCGGTTTCACCCTGCCGAGGATAGACTTAAAGTTTCGCTCTGATCCGATCCGCCGTCTCTTTTATGGCCGCCATGTCGCCCGGCTCCGGATTCCATTGGGACACCGTCAGCCCATCCCCTTCCCATCTAGGCACCAG encodes the following:
- a CDS encoding YkgJ family cysteine cluster protein: MKEKGKLLGPGDRFSFDCHKKLSCFGKCCRMRLELTPYDLLRLCRKLGITSGRFLDSYCFIERVPSGGPPAVVLKPDSNGRCVFLRSYGCNVYPDRPGACRNFPLSRAISVEEGISRVYLQNLPDFCRGAVTSKSWSVEEWRAFSGLSEYERWNDAFIRLVSRLERLKIPSSDLSPAWELLYDFDRYLPDACRIKGVSLPSDNDELMEILCGLVEEFISEQEKKHP